Proteins from one Streptosporangium becharense genomic window:
- a CDS encoding non-ribosomal peptide synthetase: MIDSQNSPQKCVGPIAIAPSTVSVLDGLARTAGTDDLAPFTVCAAVLADRLAAPRKVRVIRGDLEEVVPGTAGPVDPALSLRAAVARMDAGRDTTRSAEPADVTVLLSDDGLRLYVETATGAESWARTYTRLLAGAAGRPDVPLSLPSLLHRPLTRPVEEQAERTPDAVAVLDEDGLTLTYRELNEETNRIARFLIERGAGRGTRIGICLERSVDQIVAIHAAVKTGAAYVPLDADLPDARLAYMLEDAGPLHVMTDAVCRDRIPAGPWSVHDLRADRARWASQPAGNPTVEGSPADLLHILYTSGTTGLPKGVAYPSDGALTHLEWMQSRYPFRPGDTAVFKTSPGFDVSVWEIFWPFYHGGRLVVCRPGGHQDPRHLARLVEEHAVSTLFLPPTMMAPFLEEVRPAHAAALRWAFCGGEPVTPRIRDTFHTTLPQATLVNCYGPTEAGNVTDMVLPHAPGRPVPLGRPAANFRLLVLDENLEPVPAGTPGEAYIGGDPGLALAYWRAPGRTAERFVADPYGPPGSRLYRTGDLCRRRDDGVLEHLGRIDRQIKIRGLRVEPGEVEAVLAAHPAVADCAVIAHGEPLRLLAFVVPHEAELDTGAILAHAAATLPGHMVPARVVAVPRIPATVNGKIDREALLSFPSRPRDREIVPPADETEAALAEIYGRVLDVGPVSVLDTFTLLGGDSIRAFRLLEACEERFETRPAVADLLTSPLRAVAAAIRAAERSPVDGTGSGSAPKPTVSP; the protein is encoded by the coding sequence TTGATCGACAGCCAGAATTCCCCGCAGAAGTGTGTCGGACCCATCGCCATCGCGCCGAGCACCGTCAGTGTGCTCGACGGCCTGGCCAGGACCGCCGGCACGGACGATCTCGCCCCCTTCACCGTCTGCGCGGCGGTGCTGGCGGACCGGCTCGCGGCCCCCCGCAAGGTCCGGGTGATCCGCGGCGACCTGGAGGAGGTCGTGCCGGGCACGGCGGGGCCGGTGGACCCCGCCCTCAGCCTCAGGGCCGCCGTGGCCCGGATGGACGCCGGCCGCGACACCACCCGGTCGGCCGAACCCGCGGACGTGACCGTCCTGCTGTCCGATGACGGCCTGCGTCTGTACGTCGAGACCGCGACCGGCGCCGAGAGCTGGGCACGGACCTACACCCGCCTGCTGGCCGGTGCGGCCGGCCGCCCCGACGTCCCCCTCAGCCTGCCCTCGCTCCTCCACCGGCCGCTGACCCGGCCCGTGGAGGAGCAGGCCGAGCGCACTCCGGACGCCGTCGCCGTGCTGGACGAGGACGGCCTCACCCTCACCTACCGGGAGCTGAACGAGGAGACCAACCGGATCGCGCGCTTCCTGATCGAGCGCGGCGCGGGCCGGGGCACCCGCATCGGCATCTGCCTGGAGCGGAGCGTCGACCAGATCGTCGCGATCCACGCCGCGGTCAAGACCGGCGCCGCCTACGTGCCCCTCGACGCCGACCTGCCGGACGCGCGGCTGGCCTACATGCTGGAAGACGCCGGGCCGCTGCACGTCATGACCGACGCGGTCTGCCGCGACCGGATCCCCGCGGGCCCCTGGAGCGTCCACGACCTGCGGGCCGACCGCGCGCGCTGGGCCTCCCAGCCCGCCGGCAACCCGACGGTGGAAGGCTCCCCCGCCGACCTGCTGCACATCCTCTACACCTCCGGGACGACGGGCCTGCCCAAGGGCGTCGCCTACCCCTCGGACGGAGCGCTCACGCACCTGGAGTGGATGCAGTCGCGCTACCCCTTCCGGCCGGGGGACACCGCCGTATTCAAGACCTCCCCCGGCTTCGACGTCTCCGTCTGGGAGATCTTCTGGCCGTTCTACCACGGCGGACGGCTGGTGGTCTGCCGTCCCGGCGGCCACCAGGACCCGCGCCACCTGGCCCGGCTGGTCGAGGAACACGCGGTGTCGACCCTCTTCCTGCCACCCACCATGATGGCCCCCTTCCTGGAGGAGGTGCGGCCCGCCCACGCCGCGGCCCTGCGCTGGGCCTTCTGCGGCGGCGAGCCGGTCACCCCCCGCATCCGCGACACCTTCCACACCACGTTGCCGCAGGCGACCCTGGTGAACTGCTACGGGCCCACGGAGGCGGGCAACGTCACCGACATGGTCCTGCCCCACGCTCCGGGCAGGCCCGTCCCGCTGGGCCGTCCGGCCGCGAACTTCCGGCTGCTCGTCCTGGACGAGAACCTCGAACCCGTGCCCGCCGGGACGCCGGGCGAGGCCTACATCGGCGGCGACCCCGGCCTGGCCCTGGCCTACTGGCGGGCGCCGGGACGCACCGCGGAGCGCTTCGTCGCCGACCCCTACGGGCCGCCGGGATCGAGGCTCTACCGCACCGGCGACCTCTGCCGCCGACGGGACGACGGCGTGCTGGAGCACCTGGGCCGGATCGACCGGCAGATCAAGATCCGGGGGCTGCGGGTGGAGCCAGGGGAGGTCGAGGCGGTGCTCGCCGCGCATCCGGCGGTCGCCGACTGCGCGGTCATCGCGCACGGCGAACCGCTCCGGCTCCTCGCCTTCGTCGTCCCCCATGAGGCGGAGCTCGACACCGGGGCGATCCTGGCCCACGCGGCCGCGACGCTCCCCGGCCACATGGTGCCCGCACGTGTCGTGGCGGTCCCGCGCATCCCCGCGACGGTCAACGGCAAGATCGACCGGGAGGCCCTCCTCAGCTTCCCGTCACGTCCGCGGGACCGCGAGATCGTGCCACCGGCCGACGAGACAGAGGCCGCCCTGGCCGAGATCTACGGACGGGTCCTGGACGTGGGACCGGTCAGCGTGCTCGACACCTTCACCCTCCTGGGCGGGGACTCGATCCGGGCCTTCCGGCTCCTGGAGGCGTGCGAGGAGCGGTTCGAGACCAGGCCGGCGGTCGCCGACCTGCTCACCAGCCCGCTGCGGGCGGTGGCGGCGGCGATCCGGGCCGCGGAACGGTCCCCAGTAGATGGGACAGGTAGCGGGTCGGCCCCCAAGCCTACGGTTTCCCCATGA
- a CDS encoding cytochrome P450, whose translation MKYDPFDYRVHEDPYPIYAWMRDHAPLYRNDERDFWALSRHADVQAALRNPGLFSNRYGISLEPELWGAHAPKTSFFLAMDPPSHGVHRGLVSSAFTPRRIAALEPRIRELARERLEPLRDLTRFDFAADYAAALPNDVLCEMLGIPQADWDQIRADTDQMNQREDGVDERGPNSVAAALRLAAYLAAFVGDLRRHPGDDLTSVMIEAEVDGARLTDSQIVGFLFVMIGAGNESTGKTIGNAWYQGWLHPEARRKGLDGRAADWYSETLRYDSASQMTARLVTAETTIHGTTLPVGARVALLPASANRDERAFPDPDRYDLDRDTRKMISYGLGPHHCLGSALANLEMEIALDEIGRLVEDYELDTAGARRVHSPHQRGFASLPCRVLRRSRPRG comes from the coding sequence GTGAAATATGACCCATTCGACTACCGCGTGCATGAGGATCCCTATCCCATCTACGCGTGGATGCGCGATCACGCACCGCTGTACCGCAACGACGAGCGTGACTTCTGGGCACTGTCCCGGCACGCCGACGTCCAGGCCGCGCTGCGCAACCCGGGGCTGTTCTCCAACCGGTACGGCATCTCGCTGGAGCCGGAGCTCTGGGGTGCGCACGCGCCGAAGACCAGCTTCTTCCTGGCCATGGACCCGCCTTCGCACGGAGTGCACCGCGGCCTGGTGTCCAGCGCGTTCACCCCGCGCCGGATCGCCGCCCTGGAACCCCGGATCCGGGAGCTGGCCCGCGAGCGGCTGGAGCCGCTGCGGGACCTGACCCGCTTCGACTTCGCCGCCGACTACGCCGCCGCCCTGCCCAACGACGTCCTGTGCGAAATGCTCGGCATCCCGCAGGCGGACTGGGACCAGATCCGCGCCGACACCGACCAGATGAACCAGCGCGAGGACGGGGTGGACGAGCGCGGCCCGAACTCGGTGGCCGCGGCCCTCCGCCTCGCCGCCTACCTGGCCGCGTTCGTCGGCGACCTGCGCCGCCACCCCGGGGACGACCTGACCTCCGTCATGATCGAGGCGGAGGTCGACGGGGCCCGGCTCACCGACTCGCAGATCGTCGGCTTCCTGTTCGTCATGATCGGCGCCGGCAACGAGTCCACGGGCAAGACGATCGGCAACGCCTGGTACCAGGGCTGGCTCCACCCCGAGGCCCGGCGCAAGGGCCTGGACGGCCGCGCCGCCGACTGGTACAGCGAGACGCTGCGCTACGACTCGGCGAGCCAGATGACCGCGCGTCTGGTCACCGCCGAGACGACCATCCACGGCACCACGCTGCCGGTGGGGGCCCGCGTGGCACTCCTGCCCGCGTCGGCCAACCGCGACGAACGGGCTTTCCCGGACCCGGATCGCTATGACCTCGACCGCGACACCCGGAAGATGATCAGTTACGGTCTGGGCCCGCACCACTGTCTCGGTTCCGCGCTCGCCAATCTCGAGATGGAGATCGCGCTGGACGAGATCGGTCGCCTGGTGGAGGACTACGAGCTCGACACGGCCGGTGCCCGCCGGGTGCACTCCCCCCACCAGCGCGGGTTCGCCTCCCTGCCCTGCAGGGTGCTGCGCCGTTCCCGGCCCCGTGGATGA
- a CDS encoding aminotransferase class I/II-fold pyridoxal phosphate-dependent enzyme, with protein MSQLANLTILEVDALTDLDGGLNLTDGHARLVLTEKQAAIVARIPEMFTEACRRPFPDIEHEAHEVFLRAIGQHSAPVGTGRILSCYSSTLATDIVARALPSGATVAVLHPTFDNIADLMVTRGLSLVPLSEAALLDQDWPGPPVSAIVVTHPNNPTGLITPEGHLRSLAEHAVRHGQTVIIDASFRGQVREAQYDTYAVLDEAGADWIVIEDTGKLWPTHELKIGLLAYSERTVLPIMRAFSESLLAASPVVLQLVRELAVDWSDGGYERARELVERNRAVVAQAVEPVGLRLADPASQISVARIGLPADGPDSSLLHKAMLAKGVHVLPCAPFHWADPEEGLRYIRLSLARPYRTVETGARMLAEAYRELR; from the coding sequence ATGAGCCAGCTCGCCAACCTAACCATCCTTGAAGTCGACGCGCTGACCGACCTCGACGGCGGCCTCAACCTGACCGACGGCCACGCGCGACTGGTTCTCACCGAGAAGCAGGCCGCCATCGTCGCCCGCATCCCCGAGATGTTCACCGAGGCCTGCCGTCGTCCCTTCCCCGACATCGAACATGAGGCGCACGAGGTCTTCCTGCGGGCGATCGGCCAGCACAGCGCGCCGGTGGGCACCGGCAGGATCCTCAGCTGCTATTCCTCGACGCTGGCGACCGACATCGTGGCCAGGGCCCTGCCCAGTGGCGCCACCGTCGCGGTGCTGCATCCCACCTTCGACAACATCGCCGACCTCATGGTCACCCGCGGCCTGTCGCTGGTGCCGTTGTCGGAGGCCGCGCTGCTGGACCAGGACTGGCCGGGGCCTCCGGTCAGCGCCATCGTGGTGACCCACCCGAACAACCCGACGGGTCTGATCACGCCCGAAGGCCACCTGCGCTCGCTCGCCGAGCACGCCGTACGGCACGGGCAGACGGTCATCATCGACGCCAGCTTCCGCGGCCAGGTGCGCGAGGCGCAGTACGACACCTACGCGGTGCTCGACGAGGCCGGCGCGGACTGGATCGTCATCGAGGACACCGGAAAGCTCTGGCCCACCCACGAGCTCAAGATCGGGCTGCTGGCCTACAGCGAGCGGACGGTCCTGCCCATCATGCGGGCCTTCTCCGAGTCGCTGCTCGCCGCCTCGCCTGTCGTGCTCCAGCTGGTCAGGGAACTGGCCGTCGACTGGAGTGACGGCGGCTACGAACGCGCCAGGGAGCTGGTGGAGCGCAACCGGGCGGTGGTCGCGCAGGCCGTCGAGCCGGTGGGGCTGCGGCTGGCCGATCCCGCCTCGCAGATCAGCGTCGCGCGGATCGGGCTGCCCGCCGACGGCCCCGACTCCTCCCTGCTGCACAAGGCCATGCTGGCCAAGGGCGTCCACGTGCTGCCGTGCGCACCCTTCCACTGGGCCGACCCCGAGGAGGGTCTTCGCTACATCCGTCTCTCCCTGGCGCGGCCGTACAGGACGGTCGAGACCGGAGCGCGGATGCTGGCAGAGGCGTATCGGGAGCTGCGGTGA
- a CDS encoding amino acid adenylation domain-containing protein: MAVSFAFEAVRERARTDGDACAVEDMADGSTLSYSALISRVEETADRLRSAGVGPEQPVAVLLGRSAETVVAMLAVLAVGGAYCPIDPASPPARLEALARRLGALVTISREGVTSSGGQKAPAAKPFSPAAPAYVLHTSGSTGVPKGVAMPYRGLDRLIRWQIADGEPGLRTLHFTATSFDVTFQEVLSTLATGGCLVIAPEETRRDSRALLDTIVNRRIQRLFLPYVALQLLAETSVRTGVVPDSLEHVVTAGERLLITPAIRDFFTALGDCRLDNHFGPTEAHLVTSLTLPGDPAAWPALPAIGTPVDGVVCRVLDDRLQDVPHGEVGELYVEGDCLARGYHRAPAATAERFVASPWGSGRMYRTGDLVRRSDDGTHHFVGRSDDQLKIRGFRVEPGEVEHALVGHPRVVAAAVGLREVLGGISVLVAYVQAEGPLSPREVIDHVRGLLPEYMIPSRVVAVESMPRTTSGKIDRAALAELPLPELTVEPAEDLPRLITDLWVRVLGHDDFAQDDDFFEVGGDSLLATWVVAELSQVIGRPVELSVLLDASTVEDLAAALGTDGPVTAAERHSSQIVTIRQGPSARSLYLVHPLGGELLGYRELARASQAPVRILGIGWAGKPPAFGLSLSEIAATHVEQLRTIQPDGPYLLAGWSFGGVLAYEIAQQLTAAGAAVDFLGLLDANPVIDPITGLPIARTPFLGLLEEVVARLDDRAGAGLEELTSGETWIQLMGTPVSEGASSDYLRAALDTARACMAAAAAYRPRPYAGPVHLFQASGSQSSGADAVRQAEAVAALRELCTGPFTVIPVPGDHWGIMRAEHVSRTAKELDAALERQGSAHNES; this comes from the coding sequence TTGGCCGTTTCCTTCGCCTTCGAAGCCGTCCGGGAACGCGCCAGGACCGACGGTGACGCCTGCGCGGTCGAGGACATGGCGGACGGGTCGACGCTGAGTTACTCCGCGCTGATCAGCAGGGTGGAGGAGACGGCCGATCGGCTCCGGAGCGCCGGGGTGGGACCGGAACAGCCGGTCGCGGTCCTGCTCGGACGCTCGGCCGAGACGGTCGTCGCCATGCTGGCGGTGCTGGCCGTGGGCGGCGCCTACTGCCCGATCGACCCCGCCTCGCCGCCCGCCCGCCTGGAGGCGCTGGCCCGCAGGCTCGGGGCCCTGGTGACGATCTCACGCGAAGGGGTCACCTCCTCCGGAGGCCAGAAGGCGCCCGCCGCGAAGCCGTTCTCACCGGCCGCGCCGGCCTACGTGCTGCACACCTCCGGTTCGACCGGTGTGCCCAAAGGGGTCGCCATGCCCTACCGCGGGCTGGACCGGTTGATCCGCTGGCAGATCGCCGACGGCGAGCCGGGCCTGCGCACGCTGCACTTCACCGCGACCTCCTTCGACGTGACCTTCCAGGAAGTGCTGTCCACGCTCGCGACCGGCGGCTGCCTGGTCATCGCCCCCGAGGAGACCCGCCGGGACTCGCGCGCGCTCCTGGACACCATCGTGAACCGGCGGATCCAGCGGCTGTTCCTCCCCTACGTCGCCCTCCAGCTGCTGGCCGAGACCTCCGTGCGCACCGGGGTGGTACCGGACTCCCTGGAGCACGTCGTCACGGCCGGGGAACGCCTGCTGATCACACCGGCGATCCGGGACTTCTTCACCGCGCTCGGCGACTGCCGCCTCGACAACCACTTCGGGCCGACGGAGGCGCACCTGGTCACCAGCCTGACGTTGCCCGGCGACCCCGCGGCCTGGCCGGCGCTTCCCGCGATCGGCACGCCGGTGGACGGCGTGGTGTGCCGGGTCCTCGACGACCGGCTCCAGGACGTGCCCCACGGCGAGGTCGGTGAGCTGTACGTCGAGGGCGACTGCCTGGCCCGCGGCTACCACCGGGCGCCGGCGGCCACGGCGGAACGGTTCGTCGCCTCCCCGTGGGGGAGCGGGCGGATGTACCGCACCGGTGATCTCGTGCGCCGCTCCGACGACGGGACCCACCACTTCGTCGGCCGCTCCGACGACCAGCTCAAGATCCGTGGATTCCGGGTCGAACCCGGCGAGGTGGAACACGCCCTGGTCGGCCACCCCCGCGTGGTGGCCGCGGCGGTCGGGCTCCGGGAGGTGCTGGGCGGCATCTCGGTGCTGGTCGCCTACGTCCAGGCCGAGGGCCCGCTGTCACCGCGCGAGGTCATCGACCACGTCCGGGGACTGCTGCCGGAGTACATGATCCCGTCGCGGGTCGTGGCCGTCGAATCCATGCCGCGCACCACGTCCGGCAAGATCGACAGAGCGGCGCTGGCGGAGCTGCCGCTGCCCGAGCTCACGGTCGAGCCTGCAGAAGACCTCCCCCGGCTCATCACCGACCTCTGGGTCCGGGTCCTGGGCCACGACGACTTCGCGCAGGACGACGACTTCTTCGAGGTCGGCGGCGACTCGCTGCTGGCCACCTGGGTGGTCGCCGAGCTCAGCCAGGTGATCGGCCGGCCGGTCGAGCTCTCCGTCCTGCTGGACGCCAGCACGGTCGAGGACCTCGCCGCCGCACTGGGCACCGACGGCCCGGTCACCGCCGCGGAACGGCACTCCTCCCAGATCGTCACGATACGGCAGGGCCCGAGCGCACGCAGCCTCTACCTGGTGCACCCTCTCGGCGGTGAACTGCTCGGCTACCGGGAACTCGCCCGCGCCTCGCAGGCTCCGGTGCGCATCCTCGGCATCGGCTGGGCCGGGAAACCGCCGGCGTTCGGGCTCTCGCTGTCCGAGATCGCGGCAACGCACGTCGAACAGCTCCGCACGATCCAGCCCGACGGGCCCTACCTGCTGGCCGGGTGGTCCTTCGGCGGCGTCCTCGCCTACGAGATCGCGCAGCAGCTCACCGCCGCGGGCGCCGCCGTCGACTTCCTCGGCCTGCTCGACGCCAACCCGGTCATCGACCCCATCACCGGCCTGCCCATCGCCCGGACGCCGTTCCTCGGCCTGCTGGAGGAGGTCGTGGCCAGGCTGGACGACCGGGCCGGCGCCGGGCTGGAGGAGCTGACCTCGGGCGAGACCTGGATCCAGCTCATGGGAACGCCCGTCAGCGAGGGGGCCTCCAGCGACTACCTGCGTGCCGCCCTCGACACCGCGAGGGCCTGCATGGCGGCGGCGGCGGCCTACCGGCCGCGGCCCTACGCCGGTCCCGTCCACCTGTTCCAGGCGTCCGGCTCCCAGTCCTCAGGCGCAGATGCCGTGCGGCAGGCGGAGGCGGTCGCGGCGCTGCGCGAACTCTGCACCGGACCCTTCACCGTCATCCCCGTGCCGGGCGATCACTGGGGGATCATGCGAGCCGAACACGTCAGTCGGACGGCCAAGGAGCTGGACGCCGCGCTGGAACGCCAGGGGAGTGCACACAATGAATCTTGA
- a CDS encoding branched-chain amino acid aminotransferase codes for MIDFDIRVSDRPLPDAERAEILATPGFGQHFTDHMITMRWSAAGGWHDGRLEPYGSFTLDPATLVFHYGQEFFEGMKAYRQSDGTIALFRPEANAERFNRSARRMEMPEIPVETFVRALELLVSQDRAWVPSTFGESLYLRPFMIATQRTLAFTQPSTSYLFCVIASPATAYFGGGTPRALTVWLSEDYSRAAPGGTGFAKAGGNYAGAYAASRQAVEQGCDQVVWLDSTERRWVEEMGGMNLFFGYGERVMTPSLTGTLLPGVTRDSLLTLAPRLGIEAEEGRISIGQWRKECESGVMTEAFACGTAAVMAPVGTVRGVAKQWLVGDGRPGPVTLRLREELLGIQYGRRPDPLSWVHPVC; via the coding sequence ATGATCGATTTCGATATCCGCGTGAGCGACCGTCCCCTGCCGGACGCCGAGCGAGCGGAGATCCTCGCCACGCCGGGATTCGGGCAGCACTTCACCGACCACATGATCACCATGCGCTGGTCGGCGGCCGGCGGCTGGCATGACGGGCGGCTGGAGCCCTACGGGTCGTTCACGCTCGACCCGGCCACCCTGGTGTTCCACTACGGCCAGGAGTTCTTCGAGGGCATGAAGGCCTATCGCCAGAGCGACGGGACGATCGCCCTGTTCCGGCCGGAGGCGAACGCCGAACGGTTCAACAGGTCGGCACGGCGCATGGAGATGCCCGAGATACCGGTCGAGACCTTCGTCCGGGCACTGGAACTGCTCGTCTCCCAGGACCGCGCCTGGGTGCCGTCCACCTTCGGGGAAAGCCTCTACCTGCGGCCCTTCATGATCGCCACTCAGCGGACCCTGGCCTTCACCCAGCCGTCCACCAGCTACCTGTTCTGCGTCATCGCCTCCCCCGCCACCGCGTACTTCGGCGGCGGGACCCCGCGCGCGCTGACCGTCTGGCTGTCGGAGGACTACTCACGCGCGGCCCCCGGCGGCACCGGCTTCGCCAAGGCGGGCGGGAACTACGCCGGCGCGTACGCCGCCTCACGTCAGGCCGTCGAGCAGGGCTGCGACCAGGTGGTCTGGCTGGATTCCACCGAACGCCGGTGGGTGGAGGAGATGGGCGGCATGAACCTGTTCTTCGGGTACGGCGAGCGCGTCATGACCCCGTCGCTCACCGGCACCCTGCTGCCCGGCGTCACCCGCGACTCGCTGCTCACGCTGGCACCCCGTCTCGGCATCGAGGCCGAGGAGGGCAGGATCTCCATCGGCCAGTGGCGCAAGGAGTGCGAGAGCGGCGTCATGACCGAGGCGTTCGCCTGCGGCACGGCCGCCGTGATGGCTCCGGTCGGCACGGTGCGCGGCGTCGCCAAACAGTGGCTGGTCGGCGACGGCCGCCCCGGCCCGGTCACCCTGCGCCTGCGCGAAGAGCTGCTGGGCATCCAGTACGGCCGCCGCCCCGACCCGCTCAGCTGGGTGCACCCAGTCTGCTGA